The following proteins are encoded in a genomic region of Methylibium petroleiphilum PM1:
- a CDS encoding dimethyl sulfoxide reductase anchor subunit family protein, whose product MHPAFSIVFFTTLAGVAQGLVVALALAVLLGPAPSVGFLSAALLLAGVLLLLGLGASFLHLGRPERAWRAVLMWRTSWMSREVIVLPAFIGIVAVWWLALRWGVVTPWATLLPVAALVGAAVLWYCTAMIYACVRFIQEWAHPLTLVNYTLIGLSSGLVLACALAAGYGEAALLRAVAPWALIATLAAWFTRTLALRRNAALKPKSTLQSATGIRAPQLVQKSMGMSAGSFNTREFFHGMGLAAMRQTKLAFLVLGFALPSLLLAWGLLGGPAAVWWLALLVQAPGLVAERWFFFAQARHPQNLYYQQVS is encoded by the coding sequence ATGCACCCCGCGTTCTCGATCGTCTTCTTCACCACGCTGGCCGGCGTCGCGCAGGGCCTGGTGGTGGCGCTCGCCTTGGCGGTGCTGCTCGGCCCGGCACCGTCCGTCGGCTTCCTGAGCGCGGCGCTGCTGCTGGCCGGCGTGCTGCTGCTGCTCGGCCTGGGCGCCTCCTTCCTGCACCTGGGCCGGCCCGAACGGGCCTGGCGCGCGGTGCTGATGTGGCGCACCTCGTGGATGTCGCGCGAGGTGATCGTGCTGCCTGCCTTCATCGGCATCGTGGCGGTGTGGTGGCTGGCGCTTCGATGGGGCGTTGTCACGCCGTGGGCGACGCTGCTGCCGGTGGCGGCGCTGGTCGGCGCGGCCGTGCTCTGGTACTGCACGGCGATGATCTACGCCTGCGTGCGCTTCATCCAGGAGTGGGCCCACCCGCTGACGCTGGTGAACTACACGCTGATCGGCCTGTCGTCGGGGCTGGTGCTGGCCTGCGCGCTGGCGGCCGGCTACGGCGAGGCCGCACTGCTGCGCGCCGTGGCGCCCTGGGCGCTGATCGCGACGCTGGCCGCCTGGTTCACGCGCACGCTGGCGTTGCGCCGCAATGCCGCGCTGAAGCCGAAGTCGACGCTGCAGTCGGCCACCGGCATCCGCGCGCCGCAACTGGTGCAGAAGTCGATGGGCATGTCGGCGGGCTCGTTCAACACCCGCGAGTTCTTCCATGGCATGGGGCTGGCCGCGATGCGGCAGACCAAGCTCGCCTTCCTGGTGCTCGGCTTCGCGCTGCCGTCGCTGCTGCTGGCCTGGGGCCTGCTCGGTGGCCCGGCCGCCGTGTGGTGGCTGGCGCTGCTGGTGCAGGCGCCGGGGCTGGTGGCCGAGCGCTGGTTCTTCTTCGCCCAGGCCCGCCACCCGCAGAACCTGTACTACCAGCAGGTGTCGTGA
- a CDS encoding 4Fe-4S dicluster domain-containing protein → MIQWLKDLMKSELVAEAPARRSDTPSARRGDGDEPPETLAKQLALVIDLNVCVGCHACVTACKQWNTSGSAGPLADENAYAASPTGTFFNRVQTYEAGVFPGTDTVHFPKSCLHCEDPPCVPVCPTGASYKRKEDGIVLVDYDKCIGCKYCSWACPYGARELDEERQVMTKCTLCVDRIYDERLPKADRRPACVMACPTGARLFGDVKDPDSDVSRAIRERGGYALMPEWETQPANQYLPRRITEVAGQRPDGAPGPAGTAH, encoded by the coding sequence ATGATCCAGTGGCTGAAAGACCTGATGAAGTCCGAGCTCGTCGCCGAGGCCCCGGCCCGGCGGAGCGACACGCCCTCGGCGCGCCGCGGTGACGGCGACGAACCGCCGGAGACGCTGGCCAAGCAACTGGCGCTGGTGATCGATCTCAACGTCTGCGTCGGCTGCCACGCCTGCGTCACCGCCTGCAAGCAATGGAACACGTCCGGCTCGGCCGGTCCGCTGGCCGACGAGAATGCCTACGCGGCCAGCCCGACCGGCACCTTCTTCAACCGCGTGCAGACCTACGAGGCCGGCGTCTTCCCCGGCACCGACACCGTGCACTTCCCCAAGAGCTGCCTGCACTGCGAGGACCCGCCCTGCGTTCCGGTGTGTCCCACCGGCGCGAGCTACAAGCGCAAGGAAGACGGCATCGTGCTGGTCGACTACGACAAGTGCATCGGGTGCAAGTACTGCTCCTGGGCCTGCCCCTACGGCGCACGCGAGCTCGACGAGGAACGGCAGGTGATGACCAAGTGCACGCTGTGCGTGGACCGCATCTACGACGAGCGGTTGCCGAAGGCCGATCGCCGGCCGGCGTGCGTGATGGCCTGCCCGACCGGTGCGCGCCTGTTCGGTGACGTGAAGGACCCGGACTCCGATGTGTCCAGGGCGATCCGCGAACGCGGTGGCTACGCGCTGATGCCGGAGTGGGAAACGCAGCCGGCCAACCAGTACCTGCCGCGCCGCATCACCGAGGTGGCCGGGCAGCGGCCCGACGGCGCGCCCGGACCCGCCGGCACGGCGCATTGA
- a CDS encoding molybdopterin oxidoreductase family protein, with the protein MFKFLSSDPIHDPLAPPLPAAPTEVKCTTCYMCACRCGIRVHLRQGENGPEVRYIDGNPAHPINQGVICAKGSSGIMKQVSPARLTQPLLRKKGSERGAGEFEPISWDLAFEMLTERLQKIRSTDPKKFALFTGRDQMQALTGLFARQFGTPNYAAHGGFCSVNMAAGMIYTIGGSFWEFGGPDLDHARLFVMIGTAEDHHSNPMKIALSKFKRAGGRFISINPVRTGYSAIADEWIPIKPGTDGALFMALLHELIASDLIDRPFLQRYTNAPQLVVLEDGEREGLFAFDPAAGPPGDGRNPHNKLVWDLASGSVKAAYPEGIAEGCEPALEGHYRLADGTRVAPSFELLRERVATCTPEWASQITGIPAERIRKLARELGETALKQAFELPIPWTDAWGKQHPTTSARPVAFHAMRGLAAHSNGFQTVRALAVLMSVLGTIDAPGGFRHKAPYPRHIVPNYRAFNSPEMIKPNTPLNAAPLGFPASPDELAINPDGSPIRIDHAFSWEHPLSAHGLMHNVITNATKGDPYRIDTLLIFMANMAWNSTMNTMAVREMLNAKADDGEFKIPFLVVCDAFQSEMVAFADLVLPDTTYLERHDVMSMLDRPISEFDGPVDSVRVPVLPPTGQCKPFQEVLIELASRLKFPAFTTAEGGRKFTGYPDFVVKFEPQPGIGFLMGWRGEHGDKHLRGAPNPKQWEMYEKNNCVFQYHLPKDMQYMRNWNRGYLDFAKEHGWRQRNDPVQLALYSDTLQSFRLAAQGKTPGRQPPEHLRERIATYFDPLPFWYPPLEYAATDEAAYPLNAITQRPMAMYHSWDSQNAWLRQIHSHNYLQVNPLTAQAAGIADGGWCWVESQWGKLRCMLRYSEAVEPGTVWTWNAIGKADGAWQLAPGADESRKGFLLNHLISEELPLRGPGGAAGTISNSDPITGQAGWYDVRVRIRPAAPEEPAETFPQVKATPAPPGVRGTTSRVLTYFAGRKTS; encoded by the coding sequence GTGTTCAAGTTCCTCTCCAGCGATCCGATCCACGACCCGCTCGCGCCGCCGCTGCCGGCCGCGCCCACCGAGGTCAAGTGCACCACCTGCTACATGTGCGCGTGCCGCTGCGGCATCCGCGTGCACCTGCGGCAGGGCGAGAACGGCCCGGAGGTGCGCTACATCGACGGCAACCCCGCACACCCGATCAACCAGGGCGTGATCTGCGCCAAGGGCTCGTCGGGGATCATGAAGCAGGTCTCGCCGGCACGGCTCACGCAGCCGCTGCTGCGCAAGAAAGGCAGCGAACGCGGCGCCGGCGAGTTCGAGCCCATCAGCTGGGACCTCGCGTTCGAGATGCTCACCGAGCGGCTGCAGAAGATCCGCTCCACCGACCCGAAGAAGTTCGCGCTGTTCACCGGCCGCGACCAGATGCAGGCGCTCACCGGCCTGTTCGCGCGTCAGTTCGGTACGCCCAACTACGCGGCACACGGTGGCTTCTGCTCGGTGAACATGGCCGCCGGCATGATCTACACGATCGGCGGCTCGTTCTGGGAGTTCGGCGGCCCCGACCTCGACCACGCCAGGCTGTTCGTGATGATCGGCACCGCCGAGGACCACCACAGCAACCCGATGAAGATCGCGCTGAGCAAGTTCAAGCGCGCGGGCGGTCGCTTCATCTCGATCAACCCGGTGCGCACCGGCTACTCGGCGATCGCCGACGAGTGGATCCCGATCAAGCCGGGCACCGACGGCGCCCTGTTCATGGCGCTGCTGCACGAGCTGATCGCGTCCGATCTGATCGACCGGCCCTTCCTGCAGCGCTACACCAACGCGCCGCAGCTGGTGGTGCTGGAGGACGGCGAGCGCGAGGGCCTGTTCGCCTTCGATCCGGCAGCGGGCCCGCCGGGCGACGGCCGCAACCCGCACAACAAGCTGGTGTGGGACCTCGCCAGCGGCAGCGTGAAGGCGGCCTACCCCGAGGGCATCGCCGAGGGCTGCGAGCCGGCGCTGGAAGGTCATTACCGGCTGGCCGACGGCACGCGCGTCGCGCCGTCGTTCGAGCTGCTGCGCGAGCGCGTGGCCACCTGCACGCCGGAGTGGGCGTCGCAGATCACCGGCATCCCGGCCGAGCGCATCCGCAAGCTGGCGCGCGAGCTGGGAGAGACAGCGCTGAAGCAGGCCTTCGAGCTGCCGATTCCCTGGACCGACGCCTGGGGCAAGCAGCACCCGACCACGAGCGCACGCCCGGTCGCCTTCCATGCGATGCGCGGCCTGGCAGCGCACTCCAACGGCTTCCAGACGGTGCGTGCGCTGGCGGTGCTGATGAGCGTGCTGGGAACGATCGACGCGCCCGGGGGTTTTCGCCACAAGGCGCCCTACCCGCGCCACATCGTTCCCAACTACCGCGCGTTCAACTCGCCGGAGATGATCAAGCCCAACACGCCGCTCAACGCGGCGCCGCTGGGTTTCCCGGCCAGCCCCGACGAGCTGGCGATCAACCCCGACGGCTCGCCGATCCGCATCGACCACGCGTTCTCGTGGGAGCACCCGCTCTCGGCGCACGGCCTGATGCACAACGTGATCACCAACGCCACCAAGGGCGATCCCTACCGCATCGACACGCTGCTGATCTTCATGGCCAACATGGCCTGGAACTCGACCATGAACACCATGGCCGTGCGCGAGATGCTCAATGCGAAGGCCGACGACGGCGAGTTCAAGATCCCGTTCCTCGTGGTGTGCGACGCCTTCCAGAGCGAGATGGTGGCGTTCGCCGACCTGGTGCTGCCCGACACCACCTACCTCGAGCGCCACGACGTGATGAGCATGCTCGACCGGCCGATCTCGGAGTTCGACGGCCCGGTCGACTCGGTGCGCGTGCCGGTGCTGCCGCCGACCGGCCAGTGCAAGCCGTTCCAGGAGGTGCTGATCGAACTGGCCTCGCGACTCAAGTTCCCGGCCTTCACCACCGCCGAGGGCGGGCGCAAGTTCACCGGCTACCCGGACTTCGTGGTGAAGTTCGAGCCGCAGCCCGGCATCGGCTTCCTGATGGGATGGCGCGGCGAGCACGGCGACAAGCACCTGCGCGGCGCACCCAATCCGAAGCAGTGGGAGATGTACGAGAAGAACAACTGCGTCTTCCAGTACCACCTGCCCAAGGACATGCAGTACATGCGCAACTGGAACCGCGGCTACCTCGACTTCGCGAAGGAGCACGGCTGGCGCCAGCGCAACGACCCGGTGCAGCTGGCGCTGTACTCCGACACGCTGCAGAGCTTCCGGCTCGCGGCGCAGGGCAAGACCCCGGGCCGCCAGCCGCCCGAGCACCTGCGCGAACGCATCGCGACCTATTTCGATCCGCTGCCGTTCTGGTATCCGCCGCTCGAGTACGCCGCCACCGACGAGGCCGCCTACCCGCTCAACGCGATCACGCAGCGGCCGATGGCGATGTACCACTCCTGGGATTCGCAGAACGCCTGGCTGCGCCAGATCCACAGCCACAACTACCTGCAGGTCAACCCGCTCACCGCGCAGGCCGCGGGCATCGCCGACGGCGGCTGGTGCTGGGTCGAGAGCCAGTGGGGCAAGCTGCGCTGCATGCTGCGCTACAGCGAGGCGGTGGAGCCCGGCACCGTGTGGACCTGGAACGCGATCGGCAAGGCCGACGGCGCCTGGCAGCTCGCGCCCGGCGCCGACGAGTCGCGCAAGGGCTTCCTGCTCAATCACCTGATCTCCGAGGAGTTGCCGCTGCGCGGCCCGGGCGGTGCCGCGGGAACGATCAGCAACTCCGATCCGATCACCGGGCAGGCCGGCTGGTACGACGTGCGGGTGCGCATCCGCCCGGCGGCGCCCGAGGAGCCCGCGGAGACCTTCCCGCAGGTGAAGGCGACGCCGGCACCCCCCGGGGTGCGCGGCACGACGTCGCGGGTGCTGACCTATTTCGCGGGGCGCAAGACATCATGA
- a CDS encoding LysR family transcriptional regulator has protein sequence MIDKSDQKKRRPARAAVAVDGSPPLLPARLRLGLRQLEVFVATAREGSTRAAADRVARSQSAASTALAELEAVVGVQLFDRVGRRVLLNENGRALLPRAQSLLDDAAELEGLFSGAHEAPLRVAASFTIGEYLLPERVSRWMLTHPASPVQLRIGNTREVVEAVAAFDADVGFIEGPQTHPDLVVHPWLSDELVIVAAPDHPLAGRVATQRQLAQATWVLREQGSGTRQVADAWLVQYLPQVKVGIELGSTEAIKHVVAAGGWLGCLSRHAVAQSLADGQLVALDTRLPLPTRRLSMVLRRDKRPGRTTADFIRHCGGQAGTGRR, from the coding sequence ATGATCGATAAATCAGATCAAAAGAAAAGGCGCCCGGCGCGCGCCGCCGTGGCGGTCGACGGCTCGCCGCCGCTGCTGCCCGCGCGGCTGCGCCTGGGGCTGCGCCAGCTCGAGGTGTTCGTGGCCACCGCACGCGAGGGCAGCACGCGCGCCGCGGCCGACCGCGTGGCGCGCTCGCAGTCGGCGGCCAGCACCGCGCTGGCCGAGCTGGAGGCGGTGGTCGGCGTGCAGCTGTTCGACCGCGTGGGCCGCCGCGTGCTGCTCAACGAGAACGGCCGTGCGCTGCTGCCGCGGGCGCAGAGCCTGCTCGACGATGCCGCCGAGCTGGAGGGGCTGTTCAGCGGCGCGCATGAGGCGCCGCTGCGCGTGGCCGCGAGCTTCACGATCGGCGAGTACCTGCTGCCCGAGCGGGTGTCGCGCTGGATGCTCACCCACCCGGCCAGTCCGGTGCAGCTGCGCATCGGCAACACCCGCGAGGTGGTGGAAGCGGTGGCGGCGTTCGACGCCGACGTCGGCTTCATCGAGGGGCCGCAGACCCACCCCGATCTGGTCGTGCACCCGTGGCTGAGCGACGAGCTCGTGATCGTCGCCGCGCCCGATCACCCGCTCGCGGGGCGGGTGGCCACGCAGCGCCAGCTCGCGCAGGCCACCTGGGTGCTGCGAGAACAGGGCTCCGGGACGCGCCAGGTCGCCGATGCCTGGCTGGTGCAGTACCTGCCGCAGGTGAAGGTGGGCATCGAACTCGGCAGCACCGAGGCCATCAAGCATGTGGTGGCGGCCGGTGGCTGGCTCGGCTGCCTGTCTCGCCACGCGGTCGCGCAGTCGCTGGCCGACGGGCAGCTGGTGGCGCTGGACACGCGCCTGCCGCTGCCGACGCGCCGCCTGTCGATGGTGCTGCGCCGCGACAAGCGGCCCGGCCGCACCACGGCCGACTTCATACGCCACTGCGGCGGCCAGGCCGGTACGGGCCGCCGCTGA
- a CDS encoding cysteine dioxygenase, translated as MSTGPLDRFVQDLDTCWTETAGAEAALLPRVEALMRTLVAHDDWLDPAMAQPHPQYYQQYLLHADPQDRYSVVSFVWGPGQQTPIHDHTVWGVIGMLRGAERAQAYVLADDGTPRPSGPEEHLRPGDVACVSPRIGDVHRVRNGHDDRVSISIHAYGGNIGKIRRHVFPPEGGAAKDFVSGYSSPVRG; from the coding sequence ATGAGCACCGGCCCGCTGGATCGATTCGTCCAGGACCTGGACACCTGCTGGACCGAGACCGCCGGCGCGGAGGCCGCGCTGCTGCCACGCGTCGAGGCGCTGATGCGCACGCTGGTGGCGCACGACGACTGGCTCGACCCCGCGATGGCCCAGCCGCACCCACAGTACTACCAGCAGTACCTGCTGCATGCCGACCCGCAGGACCGCTACTCGGTGGTGAGTTTCGTCTGGGGCCCGGGCCAGCAGACACCGATCCACGACCACACGGTGTGGGGCGTGATCGGCATGCTGCGCGGCGCCGAGCGCGCCCAGGCCTACGTGCTGGCCGACGACGGCACGCCGCGCCCGAGCGGCCCCGAGGAGCACCTGCGGCCGGGCGACGTGGCCTGCGTGTCGCCGCGCATCGGCGACGTGCACCGCGTGCGCAACGGCCACGACGACCGGGTATCGATCAGCATCCACGCCTACGGCGGCAACATCGGGAAGATCCGCCGCCACGTGTTCCCGCCCGAGGGCGGCGCGGCCAAGGATTTCGTCTCCGGCTACTCCAGCCCGGTGCGCGGCTGA
- a CDS encoding YciI family protein, whose protein sequence is MLFALHMIDKPASLELRQRLRPAHRAHLDLIADRLAIAGPLLDEGGAMAGSLIVAEFADRAAVEDWLANEPFTVGGLYARVDIRPFRNVYPQRAGFAEV, encoded by the coding sequence ATGCTCTTCGCCCTGCACATGATCGACAAGCCCGCCAGCCTCGAGCTGCGCCAGCGGCTGCGCCCGGCGCACCGGGCGCACCTCGATCTGATCGCCGACCGCCTGGCGATCGCCGGTCCGCTGCTCGACGAGGGCGGCGCGATGGCCGGCAGCCTGATCGTCGCCGAGTTCGCCGACCGCGCCGCGGTCGAGGACTGGCTGGCGAACGAGCCCTTCACGGTCGGAGGGCTCTACGCGCGGGTCGACATCCGGCCGTTCCGCAACGTGTACCCGCAGCGCGCGGGGTTCGCCGAGGTCTGA
- a CDS encoding cupin domain-containing protein translates to MSAVTFPEFKAAALARGYDEVIERSWQPLVALDTHTHPFSVEALVVQGEMWLTVDTQTRHLRPGDRFDLAHDVPHAERYGSEGATYWVARRNAAAAAS, encoded by the coding sequence ATGAGCGCCGTCACGTTCCCGGAATTCAAGGCCGCCGCGCTGGCGCGAGGCTACGACGAGGTGATCGAGCGCAGCTGGCAGCCGCTCGTCGCGCTGGACACGCATACGCACCCGTTCTCGGTCGAGGCCCTGGTGGTCCAGGGCGAGATGTGGCTGACGGTGGACACGCAGACCCGCCACCTGCGCCCCGGTGACCGCTTCGACCTGGCGCACGACGTGCCGCACGCCGAGCGCTATGGCAGCGAGGGCGCGACCTACTGGGTGGCCCGACGCAACGCCGCTGCGGCCGCATCCTGA
- a CDS encoding DUF4212 domain-containing protein — translation MEGPADPERPRQARHWRRVLRLTAALVALWAGVTVLFPGLAQVLPDSVAGFPLGYWIVAQGALLVYLAIVVGYALTMERLDARFHADEPAPPGERGLG, via the coding sequence ATGGAGGGACCGGCGGACCCCGAGCGCCCGAGGCAGGCGCGCCACTGGCGGCGCGTGCTGCGCCTGACGGCCGCGCTGGTGGCGCTGTGGGCCGGCGTCACCGTGCTCTTCCCCGGTCTGGCGCAGGTCCTGCCGGACAGCGTGGCCGGCTTTCCGCTCGGCTACTGGATCGTGGCCCAGGGCGCGCTGCTGGTCTACCTGGCCATCGTCGTGGGCTATGCGCTGACGATGGAACGGCTGGACGCGCGCTTCCACGCCGACGAGCCGGCGCCGCCCGGGGAGCGCGGGCTTGGCTGA
- a CDS encoding sodium:solute symporter family protein, producing the protein MADPARGFERRLHRIYGLFALGVLAFVALVGMVDRGGGRHGWVGATFLIATIGVYAVIGLLCRTTDETEYFVAGRRVPAMYNGMATAADWMSAASFIGTAGVLYLQGFAGLAYILGWTGGYCLVAVLLAPYLRRFGQFTIPDFLGARYGGSLPRLVGAAAAVLVSFVYLVVQIYGVGLVTSHLAGFSFEIGVFVGLGGVLVCSFLGGMRAVTWTQVAQYIVLIVAYLVPTVWLSVKQTGNPVAPFAYGAQLQQVSERERQLVADPREREVMARYAQRAAQADAKLGNVRASMEEDDRQLSAQIAQLRAEAAPLAQIQQLRRMQATLPRNEEDARESYVKARDEAAARARPLGGLPPHAGPVRTVADGTDAPPGSADATESSARRNFLALVLCLMVGTAAMPHVLMRCYTTPSVRAARRSVGWALFFILLLYLMAPALAVFVKHEVLTHVVGLRFSELPGWLLRWSRLSGSLVSVEDVNGDGLLQFGELKLSSDMIVLAAPEIGGLPSVVTYLVAAGGLAAALSTADGLLLTISNSLSRDVYYQSVNPQISPARRVLMAKMVVLLVALLAAYVASLHIAQVVPLVAAAFSLAAAAFFPALALGIFWPRANGIGASSGMLAGLGLCVYYMAVNFEMGRALFGLGPPSVATRWFDIHPVAAAVFAVPFGLAVAVVVSLLTKPPDAERMRWLRNLHTPQPGER; encoded by the coding sequence TTGGCTGATCCGGCCCGCGGCTTCGAGCGCCGGCTGCACCGCATCTACGGTCTGTTCGCGCTGGGCGTGCTGGCCTTCGTCGCGCTGGTCGGCATGGTCGATCGCGGCGGCGGCCGGCACGGCTGGGTGGGCGCCACCTTCCTGATCGCGACGATCGGCGTCTATGCCGTCATCGGCCTGCTGTGCCGCACCACCGACGAGACCGAGTACTTCGTCGCCGGCCGGCGCGTGCCGGCGATGTACAACGGCATGGCCACCGCGGCCGACTGGATGTCGGCCGCCTCCTTCATCGGAACCGCCGGCGTGCTCTACCTGCAGGGCTTCGCCGGCCTCGCCTACATCCTGGGCTGGACCGGCGGCTACTGCCTGGTCGCGGTGCTGCTGGCCCCCTACCTGCGCCGTTTCGGGCAGTTCACCATCCCCGATTTCCTCGGCGCCCGCTACGGCGGCTCGCTGCCGCGCCTGGTCGGCGCGGCAGCGGCGGTGCTGGTGTCCTTCGTCTACCTGGTGGTGCAGATCTACGGCGTGGGCCTGGTCACCTCGCACCTGGCCGGCTTCAGCTTCGAGATCGGCGTGTTCGTCGGCCTCGGGGGCGTGCTGGTGTGCTCCTTCCTCGGCGGCATGCGGGCGGTCACCTGGACCCAGGTCGCGCAGTACATCGTGCTGATCGTGGCCTACCTGGTGCCGACGGTGTGGCTGTCGGTCAAGCAGACCGGCAACCCGGTCGCGCCGTTCGCCTACGGGGCGCAGTTGCAGCAGGTGAGCGAGCGCGAGCGCCAGCTCGTCGCCGACCCGCGCGAGCGCGAGGTGATGGCGCGCTATGCGCAGCGCGCCGCCCAGGCCGACGCCAAGCTCGGCAATGTGCGGGCCAGCATGGAAGAAGACGACCGCCAGCTGTCGGCGCAGATCGCGCAGTTGCGCGCCGAGGCCGCGCCGCTGGCCCAGATCCAGCAGCTGCGGCGGATGCAGGCCACGCTGCCGCGCAACGAGGAAGACGCTCGCGAGAGCTATGTGAAGGCACGCGACGAGGCCGCTGCCCGGGCCCGGCCGCTGGGCGGGCTGCCGCCGCATGCCGGGCCGGTGCGCACCGTGGCCGACGGCACGGATGCGCCGCCCGGCAGCGCCGATGCGACGGAGAGCTCGGCCCGGCGCAACTTCCTCGCGCTGGTGCTGTGCCTGATGGTCGGCACCGCCGCGATGCCGCACGTGCTGATGCGCTGCTACACCACGCCGTCGGTGCGCGCCGCGCGGCGCTCGGTGGGCTGGGCGCTGTTCTTCATCCTGCTGCTCTACCTGATGGCACCCGCGCTCGCGGTGTTCGTGAAGCACGAGGTGCTGACGCACGTGGTGGGCCTTCGGTTCAGCGAGCTGCCGGGCTGGCTGCTGCGCTGGTCGCGGTTGAGCGGCTCGCTGGTGTCCGTGGAGGACGTCAACGGCGACGGACTGCTGCAGTTCGGCGAGCTCAAGTTGAGCAGCGACATGATCGTGCTGGCCGCCCCGGAGATCGGCGGGCTGCCGAGCGTCGTGACCTACCTCGTCGCGGCCGGCGGCCTGGCCGCGGCGCTGTCCACCGCCGATGGCCTGCTGCTCACGATCTCCAACTCGCTGTCGCGCGACGTGTACTACCAGTCGGTCAACCCGCAGATCAGCCCGGCGCGCCGCGTGCTGATGGCGAAGATGGTGGTGCTGCTGGTCGCGCTGCTGGCGGCCTATGTCGCGTCGCTGCACATCGCCCAGGTGGTGCCACTGGTCGCGGCGGCGTTCTCGCTGGCGGCCGCGGCCTTCTTCCCGGCGCTGGCGCTGGGCATCTTCTGGCCGCGCGCCAACGGCATCGGCGCCTCGTCCGGCATGCTGGCCGGCCTGGGCCTGTGCGTCTACTACATGGCGGTCAACTTCGAGATGGGGCGCGCGCTGTTCGGGCTGGGCCCGCCCTCGGTCGCGACCCGCTGGTTCGACATCCATCCGGTCGCGGCGGCCGTGTTCGCGGTGCCGTTCGGGCTGGCGGTGGCGGTGGTCGTGAGCCTGCTGACGAAACCGCCCGACGCCGAGCGGATGCGCTGGCTCAGGAACCTGCACACGCCCCAGCCCGGCGAGCGCTGA
- a CDS encoding efflux transporter outer membrane subunit, which yields MKLPSPPLPSLAGRLPRLPRAVLAPLFAALVLAGCATAPAIDPAALPVAPVAFKEGDGRWTTAAPADAQPRGTWWKAFADPTLDELVERAGQANNSIQTAAARLAQARALVRAADADRAPQVGVGAGVTRGTEAGAGPRPGTLISTGATLGYEVDLFGRLAGASRAAALDARSREALLQSTRLLVQADVAQTYLALRALDEESALVRDTVTAYRDTLSLIERRFNAGDIAELDVARVRTQVASTESEALALDRRRAELEHALAVLVGAAASDFHVDIADWRSALPVIPAGVPSTLLARRPDVSAAQQAMLAAQARVGVAKAAWFPNLSLTASGGVASPELGDLFQWSARSWGIGALLSLPLFDGGRREAGVQNASAELDAALAGYREQVLVAFRDVEDQLSALRYLADQDSAQARAVAAASRATVLSSSRYRNGLVSQLDLLDAQRSELANRRQALQVRSAQYQATVGLVRALGGAWDAPAGVVGTVAPGQAAVGS from the coding sequence ATGAAGCTTCCTTCTCCTCCTTTGCCCTCCCTCGCCGGCCGCCTGCCGCGGCTGCCTCGGGCCGTGCTGGCCCCGCTGTTCGCAGCGCTGGTGCTGGCGGGCTGCGCCACCGCCCCCGCCATCGACCCCGCGGCGCTGCCGGTCGCACCGGTGGCCTTCAAGGAAGGCGACGGCCGCTGGACCACGGCCGCCCCGGCTGACGCGCAGCCGCGCGGCACGTGGTGGAAGGCCTTCGCCGACCCCACGCTCGACGAGCTGGTGGAGCGCGCCGGCCAGGCCAACAACAGCATCCAGACCGCTGCGGCGCGGCTCGCCCAGGCGCGCGCGCTGGTGCGCGCGGCCGACGCCGACCGTGCGCCGCAGGTCGGTGTCGGTGCCGGCGTCACGCGCGGTACCGAGGCCGGCGCCGGCCCACGGCCGGGCACGCTGATCAGCACTGGCGCCACCCTCGGCTACGAGGTCGACCTGTTCGGCCGCCTCGCTGGCGCCAGCCGTGCCGCCGCGCTGGACGCGCGGTCGCGCGAGGCGCTGCTGCAGAGCACCCGCCTGCTGGTGCAGGCCGACGTGGCGCAGACCTACCTCGCGCTGCGCGCCCTCGACGAGGAAAGCGCACTGGTGCGCGACACCGTCACCGCCTACCGCGACACGCTGAGCCTGATCGAGCGTCGTTTCAACGCCGGCGACATCGCCGAGCTCGACGTGGCACGGGTGCGCACCCAGGTGGCGTCGACCGAGTCGGAGGCGCTGGCGCTCGACCGCCGCCGCGCGGAACTGGAGCACGCGCTGGCAGTGCTGGTGGGCGCAGCGGCATCCGACTTCCACGTGGACATCGCGGACTGGCGCAGCGCGCTGCCGGTCATCCCGGCCGGCGTGCCGAGCACGCTGCTGGCACGGCGTCCCGACGTGTCGGCCGCGCAGCAGGCGATGCTGGCCGCGCAGGCGCGCGTCGGTGTCGCGAAGGCGGCCTGGTTCCCGAACCTCTCGCTCACCGCCTCGGGCGGCGTCGCATCGCCGGAGCTGGGCGACCTGTTCCAGTGGTCGGCGCGCTCCTGGGGCATCGGCGCGCTGCTGTCGCTGCCGCTGTTCGACGGCGGCCGGCGCGAGGCCGGCGTGCAGAACGCGAGCGCCGAGCTCGACGCTGCGCTGGCCGGCTACCGCGAGCAGGTGCTGGTGGCGTTCCGCGATGTCGAGGACCAGCTGTCGGCGCTGCGCTACCTGGCCGATCAGGACAGCGCGCAGGCCCGCGCGGTCGCGGCCGCGAGCCGTGCGACGGTGCTGTCGAGCTCGCGCTACCGCAACGGCCTGGTGAGCCAGCTCGACCTGCTGGACGCGCAGCGCAGCGAACTCGCCAACCGCCGGCAGGCGCTGCAGGTGCGTTCGGCGCAGTACCAGGCGACGGTGGGCCTGGTGCGCGCCCTGGGCGGCGCGTGGGACGCGCCGGCCGGGGTGGTGGGCACGGTCGCGCCTGGGCAGGCCGCGGTCGGCAGCTGA